One Malus sylvestris chromosome 14, drMalSylv7.2, whole genome shotgun sequence DNA segment encodes these proteins:
- the LOC126600476 gene encoding WD repeat-containing protein LWD2-like, with the protein MQSPAEKKAGVHTYVSQWPISSLAWSVRHDKPSRLAIGSFIEDYSNKVELVQFNRDTSDFATDSRLIFDHPYAPTNLMFFPSEDTANPDLIATSGDYLRLWEIHDDRIELKSLLNSNMSSEFNSAITSFDWAEFDTRRVATSSVDTTCTIWDIEREVVDTQLVAHDKEVYDISWGGFNVFASASGDGTVRVFDLRNKERSTIVYENPTQERSLLRLEWNKHDPRFIATVGMDSNKVVILDIRFPTLPLMELKKHGASVNAISWSPGKGHQLCSVSDDSRALIWDVVRPGFQSNGGGDAEPEMWYGTTAQINQVRWSALEMNWIGIGFLNKLQLLKV; encoded by the exons ATGCAAAGTCCAGCAGAGAAAAAAGCAGGCGTCCACACCTACGTAAGTCAATGGCCAATCTCCTCCTTAGCCTGGTCAGTCCGCCATGACAAACCTTCACGCCTAGCCATTGGCAGCTTCATTGAGGACTACAGCAACAAGGTTGAACTAGTCCAGTTCAACCGTGACACATCCGACTTCGCCACCGATAGCCGCCTCATTTTCGACCACCCTTACGCACCAACCAACCTCATGTTCTTCCCCTCTGAGGACACCGCGAATCCTGATCTAATCGCCACGTCCGGTGACTACTTAAGGCTATGGGAGATCCATGATGATAGGATTGAGCTCAAGTCTCTGCTGAATAGCAACATGAGCAGTGAGTTTAATTCGGCCATAACGTCTTTTGACTGGGCTGAGTTTGACACTAGGCGAGTGGCTACGTCGAGTGTGGACACTACATGCACAATTTGGGATATTGAGAGGGAAGTTGTGGACACTCAGTTGGTGGCTCATGACAAAGAAGTGTATGACATTTCTTGGGGTGGCTTCAATGTGTTTGCTTCAGCTTCTGGTGATGGCACTGTCAGGGTGTTTGATTTGAGAAACAAAGAGAG GTCTACCATAGTTTATGAAAACCCTACTCAAGAAAGATCTTTGTTGAGGCTAGAATGGAACAAACATGACCCAAGATTCATTGCCACAGTTGGAATGGACAGCAACAAAGTGGTGATATTGGACATCAGATTTCCCACATTACCTCTGATGGAGCTCAAAAAACATGGTGCCAGTGTGAATGCCATTTCATGGTCTCCAGGGAAAGGACACCAATTATGTTCGGTGAGTGATGATTCAAGGGCTCTAATTTGGGATGTGGTGAGACCTGGATTTCAGTCCAATGGCGGCGGCGATGCGGAGCCGGAGATGTGGTATGGAACGACAGCTCAGATTAATCAAGTGCGTTGGTCTGCTCTAGAAATGAACTGGATTGGTATTGGCTTTTTGAACAAGTTGCAGCTCTTGAAGGTTTAA
- the LOC126599610 gene encoding probable UDP-N-acetylglucosamine--peptide N-acetylglucosaminyltransferase SPINDLY, with amino-acid sequence MAWTEKDVGNVRNGEPAGENGFLNDSQPSPSTSGSMVAGTPAGKMFEVKDALSYANILRSRNKFADALSLYGTVLEKDPGNVEAHIGKGICLQMKNMGRLAFDSFAEAIRLDPQNACAHTHCGILYKEEGRLREAAESYQKALKADQFYKPAAECLAIVLTDLGTSLKLAGNTQEGLQKYYEALKTDPHYAPAYYNLGVVYSEMMQFDMALTCYEKAALERPMYAEAYCNMGVIYKNRGDLESAIACYERCLAVSPNFEIAKNNMAIALTDLGTKVKLEGDIDQGISYYKKALYYNWHYADAMYNLGVAYGEMLKFDMAIVFYELAFHFNPHCAEACNNLGVIYKDRDNLDKAVECYQMALSIKPNFSQSLNNLGVVYTVQGKMDAAANMIDKAIVANPTYAEAYNNLGVLYRDAGNITLAIGAYEECLKIDPDSRNAGQNRLLAMNYINEGHDDKLFVAHRDWGRRFMRLYPQYTSWDNPKDPERPLIIGYVSPDYFTHSVSYFIEAPLAHHEYTKYKVVVYSAVVKADAKTIRFREKVLKKGGIWRDIYGIDEKKVASIIREDKVDILVELTGHTANNKLGTMACRPSPVQVTWIGYPNTTGLPAIDYRITDSLADPPDSKQTHVEDLVRLPDCFLCYTPSPEAGPVMPTPALSNGFVTFGSFNNLAKITPKVLQVWARILSAIPNSRLVVKCKPFSCDSVRERFLSTLEQLGLEPLRVDLLPLILLNYDHMQAYSLMDISLDTFPYAGTTTTCESLYMGVPCVTMAGSVHAHNVGVSILSKVGLGNLIAKNEDEYVQLAVQLASDVTALSNLRMGLRDLMARSPVCDGPKFTSGLESAYRSMWHRYCKGDVPSQRQMEMLQEEVIAEDPAAGISDPTSITTPREGPPGSIKTNGFGPVPTPALNPSACEENGGV; translated from the exons ATGGCATGGACGGAGAAAGATGTTGGTAATGTGAGAAATGGAGAGCCGGCTGGAGAGAATGGATTCTTGAATGATTCGCAGCCTTCGCCCAGTACCAGTGGTTCTATGGTTGCCGGAACTCCGGCAGGGAAGATGTTTGAAGTGAAAGATGCTCTTTCTTATGCCAACATTCTTCGTTCGAGGAACAAGTTTGCTGATGCTCTGAGTCTTTACGGGACTGTGTTGGAGAAAGATCCTGGAAATGTGGAAGCTCATATTGGAAAAGGAATATGCTTGCAGATGAAGAATATGGGAAGGCTCGCTTTTGACAGTTTCGCAGAAGCCATCAGGTTGGACCCACAGAATGCATGCGCTCACACGCATTGTGGAATTTTGTACAAAGAAGAGGGCCGTCTAAGGGAGGCTGCTGAG TCTTATCAAAAAGCTCTGAAAGCAGACCAATTCTACAAACCCGCTGCGGAATGCTTGGCCATTGTGTTAACTGATCTTGGAACCAGCTTAAAGCTTGCCGGAAATACTCAAGAGGGACTGCAGAAGTATTATGAAGCTTTGAAGACAGATCCGCACTATGCT CCTGCATATTATAACCTTGGCGTTGTCTACtctgaaatgatgcaatttgacATGGCCCTTACTTGCTACGAGAAGGCTGCATTGGAGAGGCCGATGTATGCTGAAGCATATTGCAACATGGGTGTCATTTACAAAAATCGTGGTGATTTGGAATCTGCTATTGCTTGCTACGAGAG GTGTCTTGCTGTTTCGCCAAACTTTGAGATTGCAAAGAATAATATGGCAATAGCATTAACAGATTTAGGAACAAAG GTTAAATTGGAAGGAGACATTGATCAAGGCATATCCTATTACAAAAAGGCTTTGTATTATAACTGGCATTATGCCGATGCTATGTACAATCTTGGGGTTGCTTATGGTGAAATGCTTAAGTTTGACATG GCAATTGTGTTCTATGAACTTGCTTTCCACTTCAATCCCCATTGTGCAGAAGCATGCAATAATTTAGGAGTAATATACAAAGATCGAGACAACCTTGATAAAGCAGTAGAGTGTTATCAG ATGGCTTTGTCAATCAAACCAAACTTCTCACAATCGTTGAACAATCTTGGTGTTGTCTACACTGTCCAG GGTAAAATGGATGCTGCTGCAAACATGATTGACAAAGCTATAGTTGCAAATCCCACATATGCAGAAGCATACAACAACTTAg GGGTTCTCTACCGCGATGCTGGAAATATTACTCTCGCCATTGGTGCATATGAGGAATGCCTCAAAATAGATCCCGATTCCCGAAATGCAGGCCAG AATCGATTGCTTGCGATGAACTACATAAATGAAGGACATGATGATAAACTTTTTGTCGCTCACAG ggattggGGTAGGCGCTTTATGAGGTTATATCCACAGTACACTTCATGGGACAATCCAAAAGATCCAGAACGACCCCTCATCATTGGATATGTGTCTCCTGATTATTTTACTCATTCTGTTTCATATTTTATAGAAGCTCCGCTTGCCCATCATGAATACACAAAGTACAAGGTGGTTGTGTATTCTGCAGTAGTGAAG GCAGATGCCAAGACTATTAGGTTTCGGGAGAAAGTCTTGAAAAAGGGTGGGATTTGGAGAGATATATATGGGATTGATGAAAAGAAGGTTGCAAGCATAATTAGAGAAGATAAGGTTGATATCTTGGTGGAACTTACTGGCCATACTGCAAACAATAAATTGGGAACGATGGCATGCAGGCCCTCACCTGTTCAG GTGACCTGGATTGGCTACCCAAACACAACTGGTTTGCCGGCGATTGATTATAGAATCACAGATTCTCTGGCAGATCCACCTGATTCAAAGCAGAC GCATGTTGAGGACTTAGTTCGATTACCCGATTGCTTCCTGTGTTATACACCTTCCCCTGAGGCTGGGCCTGTTATGCCCACTCCTGCTCTTTCCAATGGCTTTGTTACTTTTGGAAGCTTTAATAATCTGGCAAAG ATCACTCCAAAAGTGCTACAAGTTTGGGCAAGAATTCTTTCTGCAATTCCGAATTCTCGCCTTGTGGTGAAGTGTAAGCCTTTTAGTTGTGATAGTGTGAGGGAGAGATTTCTTTCAACATTGGAGCAGCTGGGGTTGGAACCACTACGTGTTGATCTTCTGCCTCTAATTTTACTCAACTACGATCATATGCAAGCCTATTCTCTCATGGACATTAG TTTGGATACTTTTCCATATGCTGGAACAACCACAACATGTGAATCCTTATATATGGGAGTCCCGTGTGTTACTATGGCTGGTTCAGTACATGCGCACAACGTTGGTGTTAGTATTCTCAGCAAAGTAG GGTTGGGAAATCTGATTGCTAAAAATGAGGATGAATATGTCCAGTTGGCAGTGCAGCTGGCCTCTGACGTAACAGCGCTTTCAAATTTGAGAATGGGTCTCCGGGACCTCATGGCCAGGTCGCCTGTCTGTGACGGACCAAAGTTTACCTCTGGGTTGGAGTCAGCATACAGGAGCATGTGGCACAGGTACTGCAAAGGTGATGTGCCATCACAACGGCAAATGGAAATGCTACAAGAGGAAGTAATTGCTGAAGACCCTGCTGCTGGAATCTCTGATCCCACAAGTATTACAACACCAAGAGAAGGGCCTCCTGGATCTATTAAGACTAATGGATTTGGTCCTGTTCCAACCCCTGCTCTTAACCCCTCCGCTTGTGAAGAAAATGGAGGAGTCTGA
- the LOC126599612 gene encoding peptidyl-prolyl cis-trans isomerase CYP18-2-like produces the protein MWASKEGGPPEVTLETTTGIFTVELYYKHAPRTCRNFIELARRGYYDNVKFHRIIKDFIVQGGDPTGTGRGGESIYGGKFEDEIKQELKHTGAGILSMANAGPNTNGSQFFITLAPCPSLDGKHTIFGRICKGMEVIKKLGSVQTDNTDRPVHDVRILRTSVKD, from the exons ATGTGGGCAAGCAAAGAAGGAGGGCCGCCGGAGGTCACTCTAGAAACCACCACTGGCATCTTCACCGTCGAG CTTTACTACAAGCACGCGCCGAGGACTTGCAGGAACTTCATCGAGCTCGCTCGCAGAGGATATTATGACAATGTCAAATTCCACAGAATCATCAAG GATTTCATAGTGCAAGGTGGTGATCCCACTGGGACAGGAAGGGGTGGAGAATCCATTTATGG GGGAAAGTTTGAGGATGAGATAAAACAAGAGTTGAAGCATACTGGAGCTGGCATCTTATCGATGGCGAATGCTGGTCCGAATACAAATGGAAGCCAGTTCTTTATCACGCTGGCACCGTGCCCATCATTGGATG GAAAGCACACAATATTTGGAAGGATCTGCAAAGGAATGGAGGTCATCAAAAAACTTGGCAGTGTCCAGACTGATAATACGGATAG ACCGGTGCATGATGTGAGGATACTACGAACATCTGTCAAAGATTAG